The Manis javanica isolate MJ-LG chromosome 6, MJ_LKY, whole genome shotgun sequence genome contains a region encoding:
- the LOC140850126 gene encoding olfactory receptor 4P4-like, translating to MENHRNFSEFILLGLSYDQNIQIFCFVLFLFCYVALLVGNLLILVSFQCSPLFLQPMYYFLLHLASVDICYTSTVTPKLIADLLVERKTISYGNCMLQVLTMHFFGGTEIFILTSMAFDRYVAICRPLHYMTIMSRTRCNLLILAAWGGGALHAFPLFSTAVGLPFCGHNEIDHYFCDIFPLLKVACTDTYITGVLVIAFSGMVALVTFVVLFVSYGIILFTLRNLSAEGRRKALSTCWSHINVVILFFGPVIFIYLRPPTTFPEDKILALFYTIIAPMFNPLIYTLRNTEMKNTMRKVWCQTLYSKGARN from the coding sequence atggaaaaccATAGAAACTTCTCAGAATTCATCCTTTTGGGACTTTCTTATGACCAGAACATACAAATATTTTGCTTTGTGCTCTTCTTATTCTGTTATGTGGCTCTCTTGGTAGGAAACCTTCTGATCCTTGTCTCCTTTCAATGCAGTCCTCTTTTTCTCCAGCCAATGTACTACTTCCTCCTTCACTTAGCCTCAGTAGACATCTGCTATACTTCTACTGTGACACCAAAATTAATTGCTGACCTTCTAGTGGAAAGAAAAACCATCTCCTATGGTAACTGCATGTTACAGGTCCTTACCATGCACTTCTTTGGTGGTACCGAGATCTTCATCCTTACGTCCATGGCCTTTGATCGCTACGTTGCCATCTGCAGACCTCTCCACTACATGACCATCATGAGCAGGACAAGGTGCAACCTGCTGATCTTAGCTGCTTGGGGTGGTGGGGCTCTTCATgcctttcctctgttttctacAGCAGTTGGGCTCCCCTTCTGTGGTCATAATGAGATTGATCACTACTTTTGTGATATTTTTCCTCTGCTGAAAGTTGCCTGCACCGACACCTACATCACCGGTGTTCTCGTGATTGCCTTTTCAGGTATGGTTGCCTTAGTAACCTTTGTTGtcttatttgtttcttatggcaTTATATTGTTCACTCTAAGAAACCTCTCGGCTGAGGGAAGACGCAAAGCTCTCTCTACCTGTTGGTCTCATATCAATGTGGTCATCTTATTTTTTGGGCCTGTCATTTTTATCTACCTTAGACCTCCTACTACTTTTCCTGAGGACAAAATACTTGCACTGTTTTACACCATCATTGCTCCTATGTTCAATCCCTTAATCTACACCCtgagaaatacagagatgaaAAACACTATGAGAAAAGTCTGGTGTCAAACATTATATTCCAAGGGAGCACGCAATTAA